Proteins encoded in a region of the Acidobacteriota bacterium genome:
- a CDS encoding MBL fold metallo-hydrolase yields the protein MFIESRAAPPFEKNGYVVACPDSGEAIVIDPGHEVEQLIDVVRRSGVSVRYIMLTHAHLDHIAGCDEAKAAWQVPIVLHEADRFLYERAVQQGIAFGIRMRQQPPVDAWFDKQPHWTFGNCTIDAHHTPGHSPGQVCLQVRQPATGDRQPGERRAPPNHLFVGDTLFAGSIGRTDLPGGNLETLLRSVNDVLFPLGDDSLVYPGHGPTTTIGMERRTNPYVRQG from the coding sequence TTGTTCATCGAATCCCGTGCCGCGCCGCCGTTCGAGAAGAACGGGTATGTGGTGGCCTGTCCCGACTCGGGCGAGGCTATCGTCATAGACCCCGGCCACGAAGTCGAGCAGCTCATCGACGTCGTTCGTCGTAGCGGCGTCAGCGTGCGTTACATCATGCTGACGCACGCGCACCTCGATCACATCGCGGGGTGCGACGAGGCGAAGGCCGCGTGGCAGGTGCCGATCGTGCTGCACGAGGCCGATCGGTTCCTGTACGAGCGCGCCGTGCAGCAGGGCATCGCGTTCGGCATCAGGATGCGCCAGCAGCCACCCGTCGACGCGTGGTTCGACAAGCAGCCGCACTGGACGTTCGGCAACTGCACCATCGACGCCCACCACACGCCCGGACACAGTCCCGGGCAGGTGTGTTTACAGGTCCGGCAACCGGCAACGGGCGACCGGCAACCGGGTGAACGCCGGGCACCGCCCAACCACCTCTTCGTCGGCGACACGTTGTTCGCCGGGTCGATTGGCCGTACCGACTTGCCTGGCGGGAACCTCGAGACGTTGCTGCGGTCAGTGAACGACGTGCTCTTTCCGCTGGGCGACGACAGCCTCGTCTACCCCGGCCACGGCCCGACGACGACCATCGGAATGGAGCGGCGCACGAACCCCTACGTACGTCAGGGGTAG
- a CDS encoding FHA domain-containing protein produces the protein MWILRTVQGHEPTLTFRLLPGTIKTLGRAVRADFIVDAAMVSRLHCRLTAQATGQLEVEDLQSTNGTYVNGRRVHKATLLPGDTLRVGRVDLVLVHASLNQVDTTLEVGGERETPV, from the coding sequence ATGTGGATCCTTCGCACCGTGCAGGGGCATGAACCCACCCTGACATTCCGGCTCCTGCCTGGCACCATCAAGACGCTCGGACGCGCCGTCCGCGCGGACTTCATCGTTGACGCCGCGATGGTGTCGCGCCTGCACTGCCGCCTCACCGCGCAAGCCACGGGTCAGCTCGAAGTCGAGGATCTCCAGAGCACCAACGGCACGTACGTGAACGGCCGCCGCGTCCACAAGGCCACGCTGCTGCCCGGCGACACCCTCCGCGTCGGCCGCGTGGACCTCGTCCTCGTCCACGCGTCGCTGAACCAGGTCGACACGACGCTGGAAGTCGGCGGCGAACGCGAAACGCCGGTCTGA
- a CDS encoding SDR family oxidoreductase, giving the protein MTSKPQLDGHVAIVTGGTRGIGLALTSGLVERGARVVVSGRSAGGLDAVSARFGDSVATVQGDVADAATAGALVRTAVERFGGVDSLVNNAGVGTFVPVAEMKDEDWHRLIATNLTGVFLCSKAAIPALRARGGGWIINISSLAGRNSFAGGAAYCASKAGLNAFADSLMLEVRQDDIRVSTVMPGSVQTAFSPGGDSPENAWKLSPDDVAQVVFDLLGHSSRSLPSKVEIRPSRPR; this is encoded by the coding sequence ATGACTTCCAAGCCTCAACTCGACGGCCACGTCGCCATCGTCACGGGCGGCACGCGCGGGATCGGTCTCGCGCTCACCAGCGGCCTGGTGGAGCGCGGCGCGCGCGTGGTGGTGTCCGGACGGTCGGCCGGCGGTCTCGACGCGGTCTCGGCTCGATTCGGCGACAGCGTCGCCACCGTTCAGGGCGATGTCGCTGACGCCGCGACGGCCGGCGCGCTGGTCCGGACGGCCGTCGAGCGGTTCGGCGGCGTCGACAGCCTCGTCAACAACGCGGGCGTCGGCACGTTCGTGCCCGTCGCGGAGATGAAGGACGAGGACTGGCATCGTCTCATCGCCACCAATCTGACGGGCGTGTTCCTGTGCTCGAAGGCGGCGATCCCGGCACTCCGTGCGCGCGGCGGCGGCTGGATCATCAACATCAGCAGCCTTGCCGGCCGCAACTCGTTCGCAGGCGGCGCGGCCTACTGCGCATCGAAAGCGGGACTGAACGCGTTCGCCGACTCGCTGATGCTCGAGGTCCGGCAGGACGACATCCGGGTGTCGACGGTGATGCCGGGTTCGGTCCAGACGGCGTTCTCGCCTGGTGGAGACAGCCCGGAAAACGCCTGGAAGCTGTCGCCAGACGATGTGGCGCAGGTGGTGTTCGACCTGCTGGGCCACTCGTCGCGCAGCCTCCCGAGCAAGGTCGAAATCAGGCCAAGTCGGCCCAGATAA
- a CDS encoding SgcJ/EcaC family oxidoreductase: MARIAAAFVSLLVLVPALSNAQGAGTPDDRAIRDVIGAYAAARDAQDPKATQALFVTDADQLVSSGEWRRGRDALVTGAMASSARTAGTRTLDVESVRIIAGDVAIADARYEIRDAAGGVARRMWSTFVLVRHDGAWRISAIRNMLPAAP, from the coding sequence ATGGCTCGAATTGCCGCTGCATTCGTCTCGCTGCTCGTCCTCGTCCCGGCACTGTCGAACGCGCAGGGCGCCGGCACGCCCGACGATCGGGCGATCCGGGACGTGATCGGCGCATACGCGGCGGCGCGCGACGCGCAGGATCCGAAGGCCACGCAGGCGCTGTTTGTCACCGATGCCGATCAACTCGTGTCGTCGGGCGAGTGGCGGCGCGGGCGTGACGCCCTCGTCACCGGCGCCATGGCCTCGTCGGCGCGGACCGCCGGCACGCGCACGCTCGACGTCGAGTCCGTGCGCATCATCGCCGGCGACGTGGCCATCGCTGACGCGCGCTACGAGATTCGCGATGCAGCCGGCGGCGTCGCCCGCCGCATGTGGTCGACGTTCGTCCTCGTCAGGCACGACGGTGCGTGGCGCATCAGCGCCATCCGCAACATGCTGCCTGCTGCGCCGTAG
- a CDS encoding acetylxylan esterase, which produces MNVAAFARCVRYYIGVLCLLLAAGAAGAQPGDDALLVRAPSVEGPQVTPYLRAQVDRAWAQDARRQARLDAVATERELLALQAEIRRAMLDAIGGLPDARTPLNARVVGTERLDGYGLERIVFESVPGIHVTAVVYVPVPADGVPRQRRPAVLLAAGHATNGKAYENYQRIGGRLARLGYVVISWDPIGQGERSQFWDATRGDTRYDRVCGEHAVLGNLATLAGANVARWMVWDGMRALDYLLTRDDVDPDRIAITGTSGGGFQSAWIGALDSRIAIVAPSAFITSLPMRMANRIFEDPDSDPEQDPAGLVAAGIDHVGLLLAAYPRHLHVSAVARDFFPIEGTRLTVRRVQAAYARFGHADRVVLSEAYARHSYPDSSQLSAYRFMARVFGTEPPTALPETQPLPDDRLRVTTIGQVRVDLPGRSLTDVIREYHDAHRGARETDLTTFLKQWFEASPLPARTVDPDRGQPGANAVVWTRTGSTTWRDVTIDRYLLRYAGTQEVPLLHIHRGGSARRPAVLHVDLRGKVTAERWPEIARALAAGSDVLSFDLPGTGETRMPYDVATHPYIEALKGDERHDHPLASVMANHVYNGLLTGRPYLVDAIEAVAVVRDFATHHLRPTTLSVTATGSSALLAVSAASVVPDLTLDLPADAELFDAGHVVATAGELWPIQYLIPGGSYVRLP; this is translated from the coding sequence ATGAACGTCGCTGCCTTTGCCCGCTGCGTGCGGTACTACATCGGCGTCCTTTGCCTGCTGCTCGCTGCCGGTGCGGCGGGGGCGCAGCCGGGCGATGATGCGCTGCTCGTGCGCGCGCCGTCGGTCGAGGGACCGCAGGTCACGCCGTACCTTCGCGCACAGGTGGATCGGGCATGGGCTCAGGACGCACGACGGCAGGCCCGTCTCGATGCCGTTGCGACAGAACGGGAGCTGCTCGCGCTGCAGGCGGAGATCCGGCGCGCGATGCTCGACGCGATCGGCGGCCTGCCTGACGCGCGCACGCCACTCAACGCGCGGGTCGTGGGGACCGAGCGGCTCGACGGCTACGGCCTGGAACGCATCGTCTTCGAGAGTGTCCCGGGGATTCACGTCACGGCAGTGGTGTACGTACCCGTGCCTGCGGACGGCGTACCGCGTCAGCGCCGGCCAGCGGTCCTGCTGGCGGCAGGCCACGCCACCAACGGCAAGGCCTACGAGAACTATCAGCGTATCGGCGGCCGGCTCGCGCGGCTGGGGTACGTGGTCATCAGCTGGGATCCGATCGGCCAGGGTGAACGGAGCCAGTTCTGGGACGCGACGCGTGGCGACACGCGCTACGACCGCGTCTGCGGCGAGCACGCGGTGCTCGGCAACCTCGCGACGCTGGCGGGCGCCAACGTCGCGCGCTGGATGGTCTGGGACGGCATGCGCGCGCTCGACTACCTGCTGACGCGCGACGATGTCGATCCGGATCGCATCGCGATCACGGGCACGAGCGGCGGCGGCTTCCAGTCGGCATGGATCGGCGCGCTGGATTCGCGCATCGCCATCGTCGCGCCGTCGGCGTTCATCACGTCGCTCCCGATGCGGATGGCCAACCGGATCTTCGAGGATCCCGACAGCGATCCCGAGCAGGATCCCGCCGGCCTTGTCGCCGCGGGCATCGATCACGTCGGCCTGCTGCTGGCGGCCTATCCCCGACATCTCCACGTCTCCGCCGTGGCGCGCGACTTCTTTCCGATCGAGGGTACGCGCCTCACGGTCCGCCGCGTGCAGGCGGCCTACGCGCGCTTCGGCCACGCCGATCGCGTCGTGCTCTCCGAGGCGTACGCGCGGCATTCATACCCGGATTCGAGCCAGCTCTCGGCGTATCGCTTCATGGCGCGCGTGTTCGGCACGGAACCGCCAACGGCATTGCCGGAGACGCAACCGCTGCCAGACGACAGGTTGCGCGTCACGACCATCGGCCAGGTACGGGTCGACCTGCCAGGCCGCAGCCTGACCGATGTGATCCGCGAGTACCACGACGCGCATCGCGGTGCGCGGGAGACGGACCTGACGACGTTCCTGAAGCAATGGTTCGAGGCTTCTCCGCTGCCGGCCAGGACCGTCGACCCGGATCGCGGGCAGCCCGGGGCCAATGCGGTGGTGTGGACGCGCACCGGGTCGACCACCTGGCGGGACGTGACCATCGATCGCTACCTGTTGCGCTACGCGGGGACGCAGGAAGTCCCCCTGCTGCACATCCACCGTGGCGGCAGCGCGCGGCGCCCCGCGGTGCTGCACGTCGATCTTCGGGGAAAGGTCACGGCGGAGCGCTGGCCGGAGATCGCGCGCGCGCTCGCAGCCGGTTCGGACGTCCTCAGCTTCGATCTCCCCGGGACCGGCGAGACGCGCATGCCGTACGACGTTGCGACCCACCCGTACATCGAAGCGCTGAAGGGCGACGAAAGGCACGACCATCCGCTGGCGAGCGTGATGGCCAACCACGTCTACAACGGACTGCTCACGGGTCGTCCGTATCTGGTCGACGCGATCGAGGCGGTGGCAGTCGTGCGCGACTTCGCGACACACCACCTGCGACCGACGACTCTCTCAGTCACGGCAACGGGCTCCTCCGCGCTGCTCGCCGTGTCGGCGGCATCAGTGGTCCCTGACCTCACACTCGATCTGCCGGCGGACGCTGAACTCTTCGACGCCGGACACGTTGTCGCTACTGCCGGGGAGCTGTGGCCGATCCAGTATCTGATTCCCGGCGGGTCGTACGTGCGTCTGCCGTAG
- a CDS encoding HlyC/CorC family transporter — MLTSLLIVAAMVAVTALYVAAEFAAVSVRRSRVRQLAEDGHATAKRLLPILEDATGLDRYIAACQVGITLSSLVLGAYGQIAFGPALSNLLQARAGLEPIAAASTAAGTILLVLTVGTMVVGELAPKSLALQFPTEMALYTYWPMRWSLWLLGPFIWFLNGSGTLILRMLGSGHGTHRHVHSPEEIELLLAESHDGGLLEPDELRRLQRALRFSLRSAQQMMTARDRMQAIDASMPVEDVLAMALESSQAHVPVYRGTIDTVVGFLNTKRLLVRHVEGRPVTSLRELIQPAVTVDAHMTGDRLVAELRKRRAHQAIVRDAQGRVVGMVTLDDILSSLLGPTPDEFTRSTLRMKAPRATRARP; from the coding sequence GTGCTGACGTCCCTGCTCATCGTGGCCGCCATGGTCGCGGTGACGGCCCTCTACGTCGCAGCCGAGTTCGCGGCGGTCTCCGTACGCCGCAGTCGTGTCAGGCAGCTCGCCGAGGACGGCCACGCCACGGCGAAGCGCCTGCTCCCGATCCTCGAGGACGCCACCGGGCTCGATCGTTACATCGCCGCCTGCCAGGTGGGCATCACGCTCTCGAGCCTCGTCCTCGGCGCGTACGGACAGATCGCGTTCGGTCCGGCGCTCTCGAACCTGCTCCAGGCGCGCGCCGGACTCGAGCCCATTGCCGCCGCGTCGACAGCCGCCGGCACGATTCTCCTCGTCCTCACTGTCGGCACGATGGTCGTCGGCGAACTCGCTCCGAAGTCGCTGGCGCTCCAGTTCCCGACCGAGATGGCGCTCTACACCTACTGGCCGATGCGCTGGTCGTTGTGGTTGCTCGGGCCGTTCATCTGGTTCCTCAACGGGTCAGGCACGCTCATCCTCCGCATGCTCGGCAGCGGACACGGTACGCACAGACACGTCCACTCGCCCGAGGAGATCGAGCTGCTCCTCGCCGAGAGTCACGATGGCGGCCTCCTCGAGCCCGACGAACTGCGTCGCCTGCAGCGCGCGCTGCGCTTCAGCCTTCGCTCGGCGCAGCAGATGATGACGGCGCGAGACCGCATGCAGGCGATCGATGCGTCGATGCCCGTCGAGGACGTGCTGGCGATGGCGCTCGAGTCGTCGCAGGCCCACGTCCCCGTCTATCGCGGCACGATCGACACGGTCGTCGGCTTCCTCAACACGAAGCGGCTGCTCGTGAGGCACGTCGAAGGCAGGCCCGTCACGTCGCTGCGCGAGCTGATCCAGCCGGCGGTCACCGTCGACGCGCACATGACGGGCGACCGTCTGGTCGCCGAATTGCGCAAGCGGCGTGCGCATCAGGCGATCGTGCGCGACGCGCAGGGACGCGTCGTGGGCATGGTGACCCTCGACGACATCCTGTCGTCGCTGCTCGGTCCCACACCCGACGAGTTCACGCGATCGACACTGCGCATGAAGGCCCCGCGCGCCACGAGGGCACGCCCATGA
- a CDS encoding 2-oxo acid dehydrogenase subunit E2: protein MPTNVVMPQMGESVAEGTVARWIKKVGDVVDRDEPLFEISTDKVDAEIPSPAAGVLLEIRVREGETVPIDTVVAVIGADGEVAASAAGSGAESPAESHPESAAGSGVESHPESGPDHAEPSVEMITAERRRRKSSPLVRRIAEEHRVDITHVPGTGIGGRVSKQDILDYIDARRSQVPSTPSGGGLDLHIPAFQPGEAVDLQPMSVMRRKIAEHMIYSRRTSAHVHSVFEIDFTAVAAARRARKAEFEQAGLKLTYLSFIAKAVADALRAMPVLNASIDGDRIAYKQDVNLGFAVALDWGLIVPVIHKADRRDLSGIAAGIADVAARARARQLKPEDVQGGTFTITNPGSFGTLFGMPIINQPQVAILAVGTIEKRVVVVDDMIAMRQRGYLTLGYDHRLVDGAVADEFMSKVKATLENWA from the coding sequence ATGCCCACCAACGTCGTGATGCCCCAGATGGGAGAGTCGGTCGCCGAAGGCACCGTCGCCCGCTGGATCAAGAAGGTCGGCGACGTCGTGGATCGCGACGAGCCGCTGTTCGAGATCTCCACCGACAAGGTTGACGCGGAGATCCCGTCGCCGGCGGCCGGCGTGTTGCTCGAGATCCGCGTGCGTGAAGGCGAAACGGTCCCGATCGACACGGTCGTCGCGGTGATAGGTGCGGACGGGGAGGTTGCGGCAAGCGCGGCGGGGAGTGGCGCCGAGAGCCCGGCCGAGAGCCACCCAGAGAGCGCGGCGGGGAGTGGCGTCGAGAGCCACCCGGAGAGCGGGCCCGACCACGCGGAGCCGTCGGTGGAGATGATCACCGCCGAACGCCGACGCAGGAAATCGTCGCCGCTCGTGCGCCGCATCGCCGAAGAGCATCGCGTCGACATCACGCACGTGCCGGGGACGGGCATCGGCGGCCGCGTGAGCAAGCAGGACATCCTCGACTACATCGACGCACGACGGTCGCAGGTGCCTTCGACGCCATCGGGCGGTGGACTCGATCTCCACATCCCGGCGTTCCAGCCTGGTGAAGCCGTCGATCTGCAGCCGATGTCGGTGATGCGCCGCAAGATCGCCGAGCACATGATCTACAGCCGGCGCACGTCGGCGCACGTGCACTCGGTGTTCGAGATCGACTTCACCGCCGTGGCGGCGGCGAGGCGGGCGCGCAAGGCGGAGTTCGAGCAGGCCGGCCTGAAGCTCACGTACCTGTCGTTCATCGCGAAAGCCGTGGCTGACGCGTTGCGCGCGATGCCCGTGCTCAACGCGTCCATCGACGGCGATCGCATCGCCTACAAGCAGGACGTCAATCTCGGATTCGCCGTCGCGCTCGACTGGGGCCTCATCGTCCCCGTGATTCACAAGGCCGACAGGCGCGACCTGTCGGGCATCGCCGCGGGCATCGCCGATGTCGCGGCACGCGCGCGCGCCAGGCAGCTCAAGCCAGAGGACGTACAGGGCGGCACGTTCACCATCACGAACCCGGGGTCGTTCGGCACGCTCTTCGGCATGCCGATCATCAACCAGCCCCAGGTGGCCATCCTCGCCGTCGGCACGATCGAGAAGCGCGTCGTCGTGGTGGACGACATGATCGCGATGCGGCAGCGCGGCTACCTCACGCTAGGCTACGACCACAGGCTCGTCGATGGCGCCGTCGCCGACGAGTTCATGAGCAAGGTGAAGGCGACGCTCGAGAACTGGGCCTGA
- a CDS encoding HlyC/CorC family transporter, whose product MTTLIVIVAVLVLLNGLFVAAEFAIVGTPRVAIDKRAAAGQRVATRVKRILDDPVEQDRFIATAQLGITLASLGLGMYSEHEVAHLLEHWLGGLGVARVIAIPTLASIVAVAILTYAHIVFGEMVPKSIALQRAERTVLWIAPVMLVIQTICYPLVLVLNALGNLLLRLIGIRRQHTSHGHLYSPEELSLIVAESEEGGLLREESGKILRELFEFGSLTAREVMTPRVRLAALPLGADDETVIATVHRQPYTRYPVYDGDIDQLIGVVNVKDLLVLKARGGTLHKDLLRPIPALPETATLDVVLETMREARAQMAVVIDEHGGTAGVLTHEDLFDEVIGEVAEGATDRTSIYRDASGALHVSGTSRVEEAGEALGVELEHDEVDSVSGLILMRLGRPPHVGDVVTYDHVRFEVVSVEGLGVAECVASVEDEPATDADDA is encoded by the coding sequence ATGACGACGCTGATCGTCATCGTCGCGGTGCTCGTGTTGCTCAACGGCCTGTTCGTGGCGGCGGAGTTCGCCATCGTGGGCACGCCGCGCGTGGCCATTGACAAGCGCGCCGCGGCAGGCCAGCGCGTCGCCACGCGCGTGAAGCGCATCCTCGACGATCCCGTCGAGCAGGACCGCTTCATCGCCACGGCGCAGCTGGGCATCACGCTCGCGAGTCTCGGGCTCGGCATGTACAGCGAGCACGAAGTGGCGCACCTGCTCGAGCACTGGCTCGGCGGGCTCGGCGTGGCGCGCGTCATCGCCATCCCCACGCTCGCCAGCATCGTCGCGGTCGCCATCCTGACGTACGCGCACATCGTCTTCGGCGAGATGGTGCCCAAGTCGATCGCCCTGCAGCGCGCGGAACGGACCGTGCTCTGGATCGCGCCGGTGATGCTCGTCATCCAGACGATCTGCTACCCGTTGGTGCTGGTGCTGAACGCCCTCGGCAACCTGCTGCTGCGGCTCATCGGCATCCGTCGCCAGCACACGTCGCACGGGCACCTGTACTCCCCCGAGGAGCTCTCGCTCATCGTGGCCGAGAGCGAGGAAGGGGGTCTGTTGCGCGAGGAGTCGGGGAAGATCCTGCGCGAACTGTTCGAGTTCGGCAGCCTGACGGCACGCGAGGTGATGACGCCGCGGGTACGCCTGGCCGCGCTGCCGCTCGGCGCCGACGATGAGACGGTGATCGCCACGGTACACCGGCAGCCGTACACGCGATATCCCGTGTACGACGGCGACATCGATCAACTGATCGGCGTGGTCAACGTGAAGGACCTGCTGGTGCTGAAAGCACGCGGCGGCACGCTGCACAAGGATCTGCTGCGGCCGATCCCGGCGCTGCCGGAGACCGCCACGCTCGACGTCGTGCTGGAGACGATGCGCGAGGCGCGCGCGCAGATGGCGGTGGTGATCGACGAGCACGGCGGCACGGCCGGCGTGCTCACGCACGAGGATCTCTTCGACGAGGTCATCGGCGAGGTGGCCGAAGGCGCGACGGATCGCACGAGCATCTACCGCGACGCCAGCGGCGCGCTGCACGTCAGCGGAACGTCACGCGTCGAGGAAGCCGGCGAGGCGCTGGGCGTGGAACTGGAGCACGACGAAGTGGACAGCGTCAGCGGGCTGATCCTGATGCGGCTCGGACGGCCGCCGCACGTCGGCGACGTGGTCACCTACGATCACGTGCGGTTCGAAGTCGTGTCCGTCGAGGGACTCGGCGTGGCCGAGTGCGTGGCATCCGTCGAGGACGAGCCCGCGACAGACGCCGACGATGCCTGA
- the lipB gene encoding lipoyl(octanoyl) transferase LipB yields the protein MTPLVVRRAGVVPYEAGLALQADLVAARKADAIPDTLVLLQHPPVITLGVKVRQSREHVLASDDDLRAMSVDLVEAGRGGDVTYHGPGQLVGYPILDLKPDRQDAHRYVRDLEEALIGVCGAFGLSADRKKGLTGVWVGEAKLAAIGVRMSRWVTSHGFALNVSTDLTHFGLIVPCGITDKGVTSLEALLGVAPPMQEVEDLAVAHICRVFGRVVVSDDQASSASVAGSSSTDATHSATPSPSTDTTSNRT from the coding sequence ATGACGCCGCTGGTGGTGCGGCGCGCGGGCGTCGTGCCGTACGAGGCAGGTCTCGCGCTGCAGGCAGACCTCGTCGCCGCGCGCAAGGCAGATGCGATTCCCGACACGCTGGTTCTCCTGCAGCACCCGCCCGTCATCACGCTCGGCGTGAAGGTCAGGCAGTCGCGCGAGCACGTGCTCGCGTCAGACGACGACCTGCGCGCGATGTCCGTGGATCTCGTCGAGGCTGGCCGCGGAGGCGACGTCACCTACCACGGCCCGGGACAACTGGTCGGCTATCCCATCCTCGACCTGAAGCCGGACCGCCAGGATGCGCACCGCTACGTGCGCGACCTCGAGGAAGCGCTCATCGGCGTGTGCGGTGCGTTCGGCCTCTCCGCGGATCGCAAGAAGGGGCTGACGGGTGTGTGGGTGGGCGAGGCGAAGCTCGCCGCCATCGGTGTGCGGATGTCACGCTGGGTGACGAGCCACGGCTTCGCGCTCAACGTCAGCACCGACCTCACGCACTTCGGCCTCATCGTTCCCTGCGGGATCACCGACAAGGGCGTGACGTCGCTCGAGGCGCTGCTCGGTGTAGCGCCGCCCATGCAGGAGGTCGAGGACCTCGCCGTCGCGCACATCTGCCGGGTGTTCGGCCGCGTTGTCGTCAGTGACGATCAGGCATCGTCGGCGTCTGTCGCGGGCTCGTCCTCGACGGATGCCACGCACTCGGCCACGCCGAGTCCCTCGACGGACACGACTTCGAACCGCACGTGA